The DNA window GATCAGGGCGCCGGGGATGTTGCCGATGCCGCCTAAGACCGCGGCGACGAAGGCCTTGAGCCCCGGCATCAAGCCCATCAGCGGATCGACCTTGGGATTGGAGAGCCCGACCAAAATGCCGGCGGCGGCGGCCAAAATCGATCCGAAGACGAAAGTCAGACTGATCACCCGATTGACGTTAATGCCGACCAAATGGCTGGCAGTATGGCTGAAG is part of the bacterium genome and encodes:
- a CDS encoding branched-chain amino acid ABC transporter permease, which gives rise to FSHTASHLVGINVNRVISLTFVFGSILAAAAGILVGLSNPKVDPLMGLMPGLKAFVAAVLGGIGNIPGALIGGLLMGVAETLVAGYLSSTYRNALAFVVLILILLIKPSGLLGKSGQEKV